A window of the Henckelia pumila isolate YLH828 chromosome 3, ASM3356847v2, whole genome shotgun sequence genome harbors these coding sequences:
- the LOC140886891 gene encoding hexose carrier protein HEX6-like yields MAVGFAVQTEVRQYNGKITSFVVLSCMVAAMGGVIFGYDIGVSGGVTSMESFLKRFFPEVYRRMKEDTNISNYCKFDSQLLTLFTSSLYLAGLIASFFASSVTRAYGRRPTILAGGAAFLVGAALNGAAVSIYMLILGRVLLGVGVGFANQSVPLYLSEMAPSKYRGAFNNGFQFSIGIGALAANLINFGIQKIKAGWGWRISLAMAAVPASALTLGAIFLPETPNSLIQRESNHEKAKNILQKVRGTHDVQAELDDIIRASEVSRMIGSPFKKIMQRKYRPQFVMAVAIPFFQQVTGINVIAFYAPILFRTIGFGESASLMSNVLTGLVGIVTTFISMMIVDKVGRRFLLVTGGLIMLVSQILVGGIMAAKLGDHNGISKGYAYVVILLIGVYVAGFGVSWGPLGWLIPSEIFPLEIRSAGQSITVSVNFLFTFVVGQTFLSMLCHLKASLFFFFGGWVAVMTVFVYLFLPETKNLPIEQMERIWREHWFWKRIVGEFDGEVLEKKDEI; encoded by the exons ATGGCAGTGGGATTTGCAGTTCAGACAGAAGTGAGACAGTACAATGGAAAGATTACATCGTTTGTGGTCTTGTCTTGTATGGTGGCTGCCATGGGAGGAGTCATCTTTGGCTACGATATTGGAGTTTCAG GCGGAGTAACCTCCATGGAATCATTCTTGAAAAGGTTTTTCCCAGAAGTGTACAGGAGAATGAAGGAGGACACCAACATTAGCAATTACTGCAAATTTGACAGCCAACTGTTAACATTATTTACCTCCTCACTTTATTTAGCAGGATTGATTGCTTCCTTTTTTGCGTCGTCCGTGACCCGAGCCTATGGCCGGAGACCGACGATCCTTGCCGGTGGTGCTGCTTTTCTGGTCGGAGCAGCCCTCAACGGCGCCGCCGTTAGTATATATATGCTGATTCTTGGACGAGTTTTGCTCGGAGTAGGAGTTGGTTTCGCAAACCAG TCTGTCCCATTGTATCTCTCTGAAATGGCCCCATCCAAGTACAGAGGAGCCTTCAACAACGGCTTCCAGTTTAGTATAGGAATAGGTGCCTTAGCAGCAAACCTCATCAACTTTGGCATACAAAAGATTAAAGCTGGTTGGGGATGGCGAATATCACTAGCCATGGCGGCAGTTCCGGCCTCAGCTCTTACCCTCGGAGCAATCTTCCTCCCAGAGACGCCGAACAGCCTCATCCAACGGGAGAGCAACCACGAAAAAGCGAAGAACATTCTTCAGAAAGTACGCGGCACACATGATGTGCAAGCAGAGCTCGACGACATCATCAGAGCAAGCGAAGTTTCAAGAATGATCGGAAGCCCGTTTAAGAAGATCATGCAAAGAAAATACAGGCCGCAGTTCGTCATGGCAGTGGCTATACCATTTTTCCAACAAGTAACCGGGATCAATGTGATAGCGTTTTACGCCCCAATACTCTTCCGAACCATTGGTTTTGGCGAAAGTGCTTCTCTCATGTCCAATGTGCTGACCGGTTTAGTAGGCATAGTGACCACCTTCATATCCATGATGATTGTAGACAAGGTTGGGAGACGTTTTTTGTTAGTTACAGGTGGGTTGATAATGCTCGTTTCGCAGATTCTAGTCGGAGGAATTATGGCTGCAAAACTAGGTGATCACAATGGGATAAGTAAAGGGTATGCCTATGTTGTTATATTGCTGATAGGTGTATATGTTGCTGGTTTTGGGGTGAGTTGGGGACCCTTAGGGTGGCTGATTCCGAGCGAAATTTTCCCTTTGGAAATTCGATCGGCGGGGCAAAGTATTACAGTGTCAGTGAATTTCTTGTTCACTTTCGTGGTGGGGCAGACATTTTTGTCAATGTTGTGTCATTTAAAGGCTagccttttcttcttctttggagGGTGGGTTGCTGTTATGACTGTGTTTGTGTATCTGTTTTTGCCAGAGACCAAGAATTTGCCTATTGAACAGATGGAGAGGATTTGGAGAGAGCATTGGTTTTGGAAGAGGATTGTGGGGGAATTTGATGGGGAAGTGTTGGAGAAGAAGGATGAGATTTGA